GAAATTCCAGCAAAAGATTATAACAGAGCTAAGAAATTTTATAGTACTATTTTAAGCGTCGAAATTAAGGTACTGGAATTACCGAATTTCACAATGGGATTACTGCCAAGCGACGGTAAAAATGTATCAGGCGCAATTATAAGCAACGAAAGTTATGAACCAAGAGATCAAGGTGTCTTAATATACCTAAATGGCA
This portion of the Candidatus Neomarinimicrobiota bacterium genome encodes:
- a CDS encoding VOC family protein gives rise to the protein MENMINWFEIPAKDYNRAKKFYSTILSVEIKVLELPNFTMGLLPSDGKNVSGAIISNESYEPRDQGVLIYLNGRDDLNKMLSKVEGEGGKVIMEKRQINEEFGYMALFMDTEGNRIALHSRK